One region of Catenuloplanes indicus genomic DNA includes:
- a CDS encoding DNA-directed RNA polymerase subunit beta', translated as MLDVNFFDELRIGLATADDIRQWSHGEVKKPETINYRTLKPEKDGLFCEKIFGPQRDWECYCGKYKRVRFKGIICERCGVEVTRSKVRRERMGHIELAASVTHIWYFKGVPSRLGYLLDLAPKDLEKIIYFASYVVTSVDTEARHRDLSTIENEIFAEKRQSENSRDSEIEKRAAKLEQDLAELEAEGAKADVRRKVKESGEREMRQIRDRAQREIDRLDEVLDTFRKLDKKQLVTDELLYRELRDRFGDYFTGGMGAEAIKALLEGLDLDAEAENLREIIRSGKGQRKIRALKRLKVVAAFLNTRNSPLGMVLDCVPVIPPDLRPMVQLDGGRFATSDLNDLYRRVINRNNRLKRLIDLGAPEIIVNNEKRMLQEAVDALFDNGRRGRPVTGPGNRPLKSLSDMLKGKQGRFRQNLLGKRVDYSGRSVIVVGPQLKLHQCGLPRMMALELFKPFVMKRLVDLNHAQNIKSAKRMVERQRPVVWDVLDEVITEHPVLLNRAPTLHRLGIQAFEPRLVEGKAIQIHPLVCTAFNADFDGDQMAVHVPLSAEAQAEARILMLSSNNILKPSDGKPVTMPTQDMVIGLYHLTHLKPEGKGAGRVFSSDAEARMAFDNGELALGAPVKIRLRDVVSVDNGAKGEKWDAPEGWEPGQQLLVDTTLGRVLFNETLPVGYRYVNYEIRKGQLSAIVNDLAERFPKVTLAATLDALKESGFHWATWSGVTIGMGDVVAPPGKPAILERYEKEAAQIDKQYQRGLMTAEERRGELIEIWTKATNEVAKEMDTALPQNNPLWVMINSGARGNLLQLRQIAAIRGLVANPKGEIIPRPIKASYREGLSVLEYFISTHGARKGLADTALRTADSGYLTRRLVDVSQDVIIREEDCGTERAIPMQVLERDAAGVLQIHEHAETGVHARTLADTITGPDGQVVAERGTDINSILVDKLHAAGVENVRVRSVLTCESKLGVCAACYGRSLPTGKTVDVGEAVGIIAAQSIGEPGTQLTMRTFHTGGVAGEDITQGLPRVQEIFEARVPKGKAPIADTPGRVRIEDGERVRKIIVVPDDGSDEIVYDKISKRAKLRRQDGEHVQVGEKLTEGTIDPHELLRILGPRAVQVHLTQEVQEVYRSQGVLIHDKHIEIIIRQMLKRVTVIDSGSTEFLPGLLVDRALFESENRRLVAEGGEPAAGRPQLMGITKASLATDSWLSAASFQETTRVLTDAAINSRSDSLVGLKENVIIGKLIPAGTGISKYRNVRVEPTEEAKAKVYSMTGYPETDYGFGPASGQAVPLDDFDFGSYR; from the coding sequence GTGCTCGACGTCAACTTCTTCGACGAGCTCCGCATCGGGCTGGCCACCGCCGACGACATCCGGCAGTGGTCGCACGGTGAGGTCAAGAAGCCTGAGACGATCAACTACCGCACCCTGAAGCCCGAGAAGGACGGACTCTTCTGCGAGAAGATCTTCGGTCCGCAGCGGGACTGGGAGTGCTACTGCGGCAAGTACAAGCGGGTCCGGTTCAAGGGCATCATCTGTGAGCGCTGCGGCGTCGAGGTGACCCGCTCCAAGGTCCGCCGTGAGCGGATGGGCCACATCGAGCTCGCCGCCTCGGTGACCCACATCTGGTACTTCAAGGGCGTCCCGAGCCGGCTCGGCTACCTGCTGGACCTGGCGCCGAAGGACCTCGAAAAGATCATTTACTTCGCGTCGTACGTCGTGACGAGCGTCGACACCGAGGCTCGCCACCGCGACCTCTCGACGATCGAGAACGAGATCTTCGCGGAGAAGCGCCAGTCGGAGAACAGCCGCGACTCGGAGATCGAGAAGCGCGCCGCCAAGCTGGAGCAGGACCTCGCCGAGCTGGAGGCCGAGGGCGCGAAGGCCGACGTGCGCCGCAAGGTCAAGGAGTCCGGCGAGCGCGAGATGCGCCAGATCCGCGACCGCGCGCAGCGTGAGATCGACCGGCTTGACGAGGTGCTCGACACCTTCCGCAAGCTGGACAAGAAGCAGCTGGTCACGGACGAGCTGCTGTACCGCGAGCTCCGTGACCGCTTCGGTGACTACTTCACCGGCGGCATGGGCGCCGAGGCGATCAAGGCGCTGCTGGAGGGTCTCGACCTCGACGCCGAGGCGGAGAACCTCCGCGAGATCATCCGGTCCGGCAAGGGCCAGCGGAAGATCCGTGCGCTCAAGCGGCTCAAGGTCGTGGCGGCGTTCCTGAACACCCGGAACTCGCCGCTCGGCATGGTCCTGGACTGCGTCCCGGTCATCCCGCCGGACCTGCGCCCGATGGTGCAGCTGGACGGTGGCCGCTTCGCGACCTCCGACCTGAACGACCTGTACCGCCGCGTGATCAACCGGAACAACCGGCTCAAGCGCCTGATCGACCTGGGCGCCCCGGAGATCATCGTCAACAACGAGAAGCGGATGCTGCAGGAGGCCGTCGACGCGCTGTTCGACAACGGCCGCCGCGGCCGGCCGGTCACCGGCCCGGGTAACCGCCCGCTGAAGTCGCTGTCCGACATGCTCAAGGGCAAGCAGGGCCGGTTCCGTCAGAACCTGCTCGGCAAGCGCGTGGACTACTCCGGCCGTTCCGTCATCGTGGTGGGCCCGCAGCTCAAGCTGCACCAGTGCGGCCTGCCTCGCATGATGGCGCTGGAGCTGTTCAAGCCGTTCGTGATGAAGCGCCTGGTCGACCTGAACCACGCGCAGAACATCAAGTCGGCCAAGCGCATGGTCGAGCGTCAGCGCCCGGTCGTGTGGGACGTGCTGGACGAGGTCATCACGGAGCACCCGGTTCTGCTGAACCGTGCGCCGACGCTGCACCGTCTCGGCATCCAGGCCTTCGAGCCGCGGCTGGTCGAGGGCAAGGCCATCCAGATCCACCCGCTCGTCTGCACCGCGTTCAACGCGGACTTCGACGGCGACCAGATGGCGGTGCACGTGCCGCTGTCCGCCGAGGCCCAGGCCGAGGCGCGGATCCTGATGCTGTCCTCGAACAACATCCTCAAGCCGTCCGACGGCAAGCCGGTCACCATGCCGACCCAGGACATGGTCATCGGCCTGTACCACCTGACCCACCTCAAGCCCGAGGGCAAGGGTGCGGGCCGGGTGTTCAGCTCGGACGCCGAGGCGCGGATGGCGTTCGACAACGGCGAGCTGGCCCTCGGTGCCCCGGTCAAGATCCGGCTGCGGGACGTGGTCAGCGTCGACAACGGCGCCAAGGGCGAGAAGTGGGACGCGCCGGAGGGCTGGGAGCCGGGTCAGCAGCTGCTGGTCGACACCACGCTGGGCCGCGTGCTCTTCAACGAGACGCTGCCGGTCGGGTACCGCTACGTCAACTACGAGATTCGCAAGGGTCAGCTCTCCGCGATCGTCAACGACCTCGCGGAGCGCTTCCCGAAGGTGACGCTGGCGGCGACGCTGGACGCCCTGAAGGAGTCCGGTTTCCACTGGGCGACCTGGTCCGGCGTGACCATCGGTATGGGCGACGTCGTCGCGCCGCCCGGCAAGCCGGCGATCCTCGAGCGGTACGAGAAGGAGGCCGCGCAGATCGACAAGCAGTACCAGCGCGGTCTGATGACGGCCGAGGAGCGCCGCGGCGAGCTGATCGAGATCTGGACCAAGGCGACCAACGAGGTCGCCAAGGAGATGGACACCGCGCTGCCGCAGAACAACCCGCTCTGGGTCATGATCAACTCGGGTGCTCGCGGTAACCTGCTGCAGCTCCGTCAGATCGCGGCGATCCGTGGTCTGGTGGCCAACCCGAAGGGCGAGATCATCCCGCGGCCGATCAAGGCCTCGTACCGGGAGGGTCTGTCCGTGCTGGAGTACTTCATCTCCACGCACGGTGCCCGCAAGGGTCTCGCGGACACCGCGCTGCGTACCGCCGACTCGGGTTACCTGACCCGTCGTCTGGTGGACGTGTCGCAGGACGTGATCATCCGTGAGGAGGACTGCGGCACCGAGCGCGCGATCCCGATGCAGGTGCTCGAGCGGGACGCGGCCGGTGTGCTCCAGATCCACGAGCACGCCGAGACCGGTGTGCACGCGCGGACGCTGGCCGACACGATCACCGGGCCGGACGGCCAGGTGGTCGCGGAGCGCGGCACCGACATCAACTCGATCCTGGTCGACAAGCTGCACGCGGCCGGCGTCGAGAACGTCCGGGTCCGGTCCGTGCTGACCTGCGAGTCGAAGCTGGGCGTCTGCGCGGCGTGCTACGGCCGTTCGCTGCCGACCGGTAAGACCGTGGACGTCGGCGAGGCGGTCGGCATCATCGCGGCCCAGTCCATCGGTGAGCCGGGTACGCAGCTGACGATGCGTACCTTCCACACCGGTGGTGTCGCGGGTGAGGACATCACCCAGGGTCTGCCGCGTGTCCAGGAGATCTTCGAGGCGCGCGTGCCCAAGGGCAAGGCGCCGATCGCAGACACTCCCGGACGCGTCCGGATCGAGGACGGCGAGCGGGTTCGCAAGATCATTGTGGTGCCGGACGACGGCAGCGACGAGATCGTGTACGACAAGATCTCGAAGCGCGCCAAGCTCCGTCGCCAGGACGGCGAGCACGTGCAGGTCGGCGAGAAGCTCACCGAGGGCACCATCGACCCGCACGAGCTGCTCCGCATCCTCGGCCCGCGCGCGGTCCAGGTCCACCTGACCCAGGAGGTCCAGGAGGTCTACCGCTCGCAGGGTGTGCTGATCCACGACAAGCACATCGAGATCATCATTCGCCAGATGCTCAAGCGGGTCACCGTCATCGACTCGGGCTCCACCGAGTTCCTGCCGGGCCTGCTGGTCGACCGCGCGCTCTTCGAGTCGGAGAACCGCCGCCTGGTCGCCGAGGGCGGGGAGCCGGCCGCCGGCCGTCCCCAGCTCATGGGCATCACGAAGGCGTCGCTGGCCACGGACTCGTGGTTGTCGGCGGCCTCCTTCCAGGAGACGACCCGCGTCCTCACCGACGCGGCGATCAACTCGCGCAGCGACTCGCTCGTGGGCCTGAAGGAGAACGTGATCATCGGTAAGCTCATCCCGGCCGGTACCGGTATCTCCAAGTACCGCAACGTCCGGGTCGAGCCGACCGAGGAGGCGAAGGCCAAGGTCTACTCGATGACCGGGTACCCGGAGACCGACTACGGTTTCGGGCCGGCCAGCGGGCAGGCCGTGCCGCTCGACGACTTCGACTTCGGGTCGTACCGCTGA